One window of Ailuropoda melanoleuca isolate Jingjing chromosome 3, ASM200744v2, whole genome shotgun sequence genomic DNA carries:
- the CTXN3 gene encoding cortexin-3: MDGGQPVPSPLVPLENASADSSMSLEQKTTFVFVILLFIFLGILIVRCFRILLDPYRSMPTSTWADGLEGLEKGQFDHALA, from the coding sequence ATGGATGGAGGACAGCCCGTCCCTTCACCCCTGGTGCCCCTTGAGAATGCGTCGGCAGATTCTAGCATGTCTCTGGAGCAGAAAACCACATTTGTGTTTGTgattttgttgttcattttcttgggCATCCTCATTGTCAGGTGCTTCCGGATCCTTCTGGACCCTTACCGGAGCATGCCGACCTCAACCTGGGCCGATGGACTTGAAGGGCTGGAGAAGGGGCAGTTTGACCATGCCCTTGCTTAG